GGTACGCCGTCTCGTGTTTCATCCGAAAGAGAAGCGCGTTATCGGATTCATTGTGAAACGCCCCGACCTTTTGTGGATGTTCCGCCGTAAAGACAAGTTCGTCTCGATCGACGGTTACGATCTCATCGATGGGCGTCTGTGCATACGCAACGAGCCCGATGCGACGGACCGTGCTGCGTGCAAAAAGCTCGGCGTCGATTGGGATTCCTGCGTGCTTTGGATCGGCTTGCCCATTCTGTCGGAGGACGGAACCGAATTCGGGTTTGTGGGCACGGTAACGTTCAATCGACTCACCGGTGCGGTGGAAAGCATCGAAACCGACGGCGGCGCCACTTCGAACACGCTTCTGGGCAAACGCGTTATCCCCGCCGATCTCATCACGGGTTTTCGCCGTGGTATGGGTGCGGCCATTGCGCAGACCGGTCGTGAAAGCGAACAGACCGAGACGACCGAATACGGCGCGATCCTCGTATCCGACGAAGCGAAAGACATCGTGGCCGAGGGCGGACTTGCCGAAAAGGCGGGTGCTGCAACGGCGGTCGCTGCAGACAAAGCAGGCATGGCCGTGAAAAAAACGGGCGATGCGGTCAACAAGGGCGCGAAAGCGGTCGGCGAGCGCGCCGAAGCGACCAAAGAGGGATTCGTCGGTTTCAAGGACGAATTCCAGAAGGAAAGCGGCGCCGCCGAGAAAAAGAAAAAGGCGCTTGATGGCGAGACGGTCGAAACCGAGTCGGCGAGCGAGCAGATCGGCAAGGCCGTCAACCAGGGAGCGAAGGCGGTCGGCAAGCAGATCAAAAAGTCCAAAGGTATGTTCTCGGCCTTCAAAGAGGAATACGATAAAGCACGCCACGACGATTGATCAAACGGAAAAGAAACAGGTATATGACGCAAAAACGCACCAGTGATTCACCTAACCGCGAAGAGCAGGGCTCGACGGGCAAGCTTCATGCACTCAAGGAAGACGTTCACGAAAAGAGAGAAGAGCTCCACGAGAAGAAAGAGGAGCTTGAAGAGCGCGCGCACCAGACGGTGAAGATCGGCACCAAGTCGTTTGAAAAAGGCGACATCATCAAGTTCGCCGGCCTCATCGCTTTCTTCCTAGTCATGCTCTTTGTCTGCGTGCTCATATTCCCCTACATCAAAGAGCTGTTCGAACCGGGTGGCGTGGAGCGTGTGATCGATAAGGTACGCGGCGCGGGGCCTGTGGGCGTGTTCATTTTGCTTGGCCTGCAGTTTCTGCAGATCGTCGTTGCTTTTATTCCCGGTGAGGTCACCCAGGTGGCAGCGGGTATGCTGTACGGCCCCTGGTTCGGTGCGCTCATCATTCTCATCGGATGCATCATATCGAGCGCGTTCATCTTTGCACTCGTGCACAAGCTCGGAGCACCGTTCGTGCAGAGCATGGTGCCGACGAAGTACCTCGAGAAATTCCGTGCGTTCGAGAAAACCGGCAAGCTCAAGATGATCGTGTTCATCCTGTTTTTGATTCCCGGTTTGCCGAAAGACGTGTTCACGTACCTGGTCCCTCTTACCGATATGCGCATGCGGGATTTCGTGGTGCTTTCCAACATCGGACGGATCCCCGGCGTCATCGTGTCGACGTATGCAGCAGATGGCCTGATCGACGGACGTATTTGGGAAAGCGTCATCATCTTCGTTGTCGCTGCGGTCATCGCTGTGATCGGCATCGTATTCAAGGATAAGATCATGGAAGTTGTGGGCAAAGCATCCAAGCACAAAGAGGATTGATTGCTCGTTTGACAAAGCGCTGACCGCCTGCGCATTCGTGCGCTGTAGTGCCCGCGGTCGCCTTGTGTGCCTTCGATCATAAATCTTAAGAAATACGCCGTTTGCGTTAATGAGTTTGTCGGGCATGGAACATGGTTAACGATACCATGACGGAACCACTCAGAGCGTATACCGCTCGGTATCATGGTGGCAACAACTCGAATGAGAAAGGTCCATCATGGATACTAACACCAACGATGCAAAGCCATCGATTGCTGATGAAATAGCCGCCGCCGAAGCCGAATTGCGTGCGGCTCAAGAGAGGCTCGATGCCGCAAAGGCGAAGGCTTCGCTTGAGGAAGGCCCCGCCGAGCAGGCAGAAGCCGACGAAGAACCCGTCGCTGCGGAAAGCGAAACAATCGAGGCTGAAGTCGTCGAGGCAACGGTAGTCGCGAGTGGCCCGATCGAGCTTGAAGCCGAGCCGGTGCCTGCTCCCGATGCTTCGAACGCAGATCCTAACTGGGTTCCCTATACCCCTGACGAGCAGTCCCAATCTGTGCCTCAAGAGGCGGTCGGCTCTTGCGAGAACCAGACGCCCCCGCCTCCTCCGGTAGGTTCGTACGAGAGTCAGGCGCAGTCGGCGGGCGAACAGCCTCAAGGCGGATACTATTGGCAGCAGCCCCAGCAGGACGGCTACAGCACCCAGTACGGGTATAACACCCAATACGCGCCGCCGCAGAACCCTTATGACGCGCATTCCCAGCAGCAGTACTACTATCAGCAGCCGTATGCGCCCGTCGTAAGCTCGAAAGACCATGTGGCGGCAGGGTTGCTGGCCATTTTCCTCGGTTCGCTCGGCATTCATAAGTTCTACCTCGGGTACAATACGGCAGGATTCATCATGCTCGCCGTCACCATTTTGGGCGGGTTGTTCACGTTCGGCTTGGCCGCTGCGGTCATGGGTGTTATCGCATTCATCGAAGGCATCCTCTACCTTATAAAGTCCCAGAGCGAATTCGAGCAGATCTACGTGTTCAACAAGCGAGAATGGTTTTAAGAGGTCGAGGGTACTCGGAAACGGTCGCGTCCGAACTTGTTCGGTATTGAGTTCGACGGTTTCTGGGAATCAGCCTTGATCAGCCGATTTCCATCGATCAGCTGCTTGTCCCCGATATTTCTTGTGAAAAGCCCTCGATACGGGGGCTTTTCCTATAGAATTGGCGCTATGGTTTCAAGTTCCTACAGGGATTTCCTATAAAGGAGGAAGATATGCCCAAAATCACTCGTGATCAGGTGAAGGTGCCGGTCGACGTGATGCCGGAGTCGCGGGAAGAGTACATCGACAACTTTATGAAGGCAACGCGCGGGACGGGTCGTCTCATGCTGTTTGCGTGCGATCAGAAGATCGAGCACCTGAATGCGGACTTTTACGGTGAGGGCATCGATATCGCCGATGCGAAACCCGAGCATCTGTTCGAAATCGGAAGCCAGGGCGTATGCGGCGTTTTGGCCGGGCAGCGCGGCCTCATCGCTCAGTACGCGGCCGATTATCCCGAGATCAACTATCTCGTGAAGATGAACTCCAAGACCAACATCGTCGGTACCAAACAGGAAGATCCCTATTCGCCCCAGCTCTACGATCTCGATGCCGTGCTCGCCATGCGCGAAGCGGGAGTGAACATCGTGGGCATCGGCTACACCATCTATCTGGGCTCCGAGTTCGAAGCCACCATGATGGCCGAGGCAGGCGAACTTATTGCTCAGGCTCACGCCAATGGCCTCATCGTCGTCTTATGGATCTACCCGCGCGGCAAAGCAGTCACGGCCGAAAAGGATCCTGCGCTCATCGCCGGTGCTGCCGGTGTGGCGCTCTGCCTCGGCGCAGACTTCGTAAAGGTGAATCCTCCGAAGCCCGAAGATGGAACCGCTCCAGCCGAAGCGCTCAAGGTCGCTTCGATGGCTTCCGGCAGATGCGGACTTGTGTGCGCCGGCGGCTCGACCGTTGATGCCGAGACGTTCCTCACTCAGCTTTACGACCAGATCCACGTGGGCGGCGCTTGCGGTAACGCCACGGGACGCAATATCCATCAGCGTTCTCTTGATGAGGCGGTGCGTCTGACGAAGGCCATTTCCGCCATCACGCTCGCCGACATGTCGGTTGAGGATGCGCTCGACATCTTCAACGGCGATGAGGATTTCTCGCTGTAGAGCATTCTTTCAATCGGTGGTTTAGCTGCCAGGCCCTCTTCCTCAGGAAGGGGGCTTTTTCGTTGCTGTTGCTTTACGCAATGAGTGAGCCATTCGCAGACTTGACTTCTGTGCTAGCATTGCACTTCGGGATCGTCTGAGACGAGGTGGGTGTTCTTGAAGGTATTCGAAACAAAAGAACCAATAGGAAACGTGCTCGTTCCCTTCCGATGGGATCTTTTGGGATTCGGCTTCTGCCGCGCGTGGGTGACGGGGTTTCTTGCTTATTCGGCGAATGAGATATGGACGTCGGGAGCATCCTTTAGCCTTCAGGTCGTGCTGTATCTGTCTGCGGCCGCAGTCGCAATATTTGTAGCTTTGCTGGCGAAAGACGGTTTGTCGGGCTGGACTGTCAACCGCCGTACCTCTATCGTTTTGTCATGTACGGCGGCGGGGGTGCTCGGCATGGTGTGCGTTATGCTCGGGAAGCTCGAATCCATCGATGCGCTATTTTTCTTCGGTTTCGTCCTCGTGGGTGGAATCTGCGGGTTCTTCGAAACGGTGTGGGGAATCAAGTTTACGAAGCTGCCGTCGTCTGGCATTCAGATTTACACGTTGTTCGTCATGGCGGTTTCCTCGCTGCTCGGCATAGCAATGGGCTTGCTGCCCCATGCTGGTTTCTTTATTGTTTCGTTTGTGCTGTTCGGATTGATGGTCGCGTTCCTGCTCGCCAAAGCTCCCGAAAGCGAGGTGAAAGAGATTGATCGGGATGCGGGCAAAACCGATGTGGAGAGTACGGGTGACGGCGATATTCGCAGGCGAAGCAAAAGGGCACTTGGGAACATTCTCTTGAGCTGCTTGGTTTTTTCCCTCATCTACAACCTCGTCGTTTCAATCACCTACGATGCCTTGCCCTCCGAAATAGCATCGCAGATACGGTTCTGGGCTAACTTGCTCGCGGCGCTTATCCTTCTCTGCTCGTTTTTGCTCATAAAGCCAATCAGTGCCGTTGCTCTCTTTCGTCTCATTCTCCCCATTACGGCTATCGGGTTCGTGCTCTACCTCATTTCGCCTGCTACGTTCGGCGAGATCGCTCTCATGGTTTCGAGTGTCAGGCGCAAATTCTTCGACATCCTTACCTGGATACTGATTGCGAAGACGGTGCAGGTATTTGGTTTTTCCCCGTTGCGCTACTTTGGGTTCCTTGCTGCGGCAAAAAACCTCGGGTATGCGCTGGGGCTCGTCCTTGCGACGTTTGCGCTCGGGGCACTCGATGCTCAGGTCATCCAGATTGCTACGTTCGTCCCGATTCTCATTCTTGCGTTGATTGTCTGCTTCTTCTGGCTGTTTCCTGAAAGGACGATAGATAACCTCTTCAACGCGTTGCCGATGGATCAAAGCGTCCGATCGCATGAATCGACACTCGAGCGGAGTGCACGTGATGTGGCTGCTGTCTATAAGCTCACTCCTCGCGAAACGGAGGTACTGCTGCTTATGGCGAAAGGGAGAAACCTGTCGGTCATCATGACAAAACTGCACATCTCGAAAGGAACGGCCCATACTCATATGACGCACGTGTACCAAAAACTCGGTGTGCACGCCCAGCAAGAGCTCATTGAAATGGTCGAAGAATTCCAAAAATAGCCGCGTGTCAGGCTTTTGATGCCATCAAGTAAAGGGTATCGAACCTGATCAAAAGCGTCTAGACTCAGCTGGTCTAGAAAGCATCTCAAGGGTTTCCGCCAAAATCCATGCGGCTGGTCGATGCAGCTTGATGGTCGAAACTGCATAGTCTCCTTCGGTAACGGATACGTGAACTTCGGTTTGCCGATGTCCGGATAATCAACCGCAAACAAGGAGGAGACCATGGGAGAAGTCTACGAAGCACGGACGGGTGTCTCGAGGCGCGGGTTCTTGAAAGGTGCGGCGGCTGGGCTGATCGGTGCTGGTGCGCTGGGCACAGGAATCGTGTCCTTAACCGGATGCAGCACCCAGGGTGCGACGGCATCGGGCGGTACGGTTACCGCATCTGCAACCGCACCTGGCTACGGCGGCGATGTTGCGGTGGAGCTGACGGTGGATACTGGAAGCGGTGCGGTGAAAGGTGCCGCCATCGAGGGAAAATTCGAGACACCGAATCGCGGAGGTCGGGCCATAACAACGATGCAGCAAACTATGATCGATACCGAAAGCATTCAAGTCGATACGGTGGCAGGAGCCACCTTTACCTCCTCTGCTATTCAGGATGCTTCGACTCTCGCATACAACGAAGCGATGGGTTCGTCTGGCTCGATGGAGGTCATTATGGCGCCGGGCGAATACACCGGCAAAGCCAAGGGGTATTGGCAGATATGGGATCTACCGGTCACTATTACCGTGAACGAAACATCGATTCTCAAGATTGATGTGCCAACCGATCGGTTCGAGCACGGGGAAACGGAAGTCATCCTCCAAAGCGTTAAGGATTTGCTTTTCCCGCGCATTATCGAGAACCAGTCGATCGCGGTTGATGCTGTTTCTGGTGCCACTGCGTCGAGCAATGCGGTTAAATCGGCAATCAAGCAAGCATTGCAGGAAGCCCTTGTGGCGGGCGGATCGAATGCCGCCGCAGTCAGCATGTTCCAAATTGCTCCGGAAAAGAAAGAAGCAGGGGAGACCGAAGAACTCGATGTTGACGTGCTGGTGGTCGGCATGGGGACGGGCGGCATTGCGGCAATGAAAAGTGCTTGCGAGACGATACAGGAGCTCAACGGGGGAGGCCGTGTGAGCTTGCTCGGAATCGACCGTGCAGGAAAATACGGCGGCAAGTCGGCGTTGACGCACGAGGGCTGCGCGATCAACCCGCCCGAGTATCAGGTTGCGAAAAACTCAGGCGAGCCTTTCGTCGATGCGGAAGCTTTCAAGGCGACATGGAAGCAATTCACAACTACGGACGGTAAGCAGACGGCGAAAGAAGACTTGATCGATATGTATTTCGAAGAGTCGGGGCGCACCGTCGATTGGCTTTTCGATATGGGTTGGATATTCGGCGATATGGGCAAAAAGAACCCATTTACGGGAGGTTTGACGAGTTACAACGTGGCTTTGACTTCGAATGCCGATGTGGGCACGTACGAAGACCGGCGTGCCGTGCTCGATACTTATTACAAGCAGATGCTCGCCGAGGTTGCCGCGCAGGGTGGCGCATACCTTCTCGAGACGGAAGGGTACGAGTTTCTTACTGAGGGGGACAAGGTTGTTGGCGTCAAGGCACGAAACCACGCTACGGGCAAAGAATACACCATTCATGCAAAGGCCGTCGTGATGAACACGGGCGGATTCAGCGCGAATGCCGATATGGTTGACGCGCTGCTTGACGAGAGGTGGCGCGGCGAGCGCAAGCGGATCGGCACCGATCAGGATACTGGGCTGATGATACAGGCGGCGCTCGACATCGGGGCAGGAACCTACAACATCGGCATGAGTCCGAACATCATGCACGTGAGCATCGATCATTGGCTCCACCAGTACCCCATCAACTTCTATGATGATGTGCTCGATGGCCGTACGGGCAGGTATAAATCGTGGACGCTCAACAACATTCCGATCGCCTGCGGCATTTCGGCGAATGTGGTGGCTATCGACAAAGAGGGCAGGCGCTACATGAACGAGGCAAAGTACGAAAGCTTCGCCGACGATCAGGATCATGAGTCGTGGCCGTGTTTCGCGTCGGGCAATTACTATTACGCAATCTTGTCAGACGATGTGCTTAAGGAAATCGCAAGCGAGGGATTCAACAAGATATACAAATGGGAAGGATACTGTGCGCAGGGTGACATTCCCGCAGACATGCCCGTTCCAGAGGTGTATGAGGGCCTTGGATACGCCGTTGGGGAGGGCATCGCATGGAAGGGTGAGACGCTCGCCGACCTTGCGAGCCAGATTGGCATTGACGGCGGGGTTCTCGAGTCGACCGTCGAGGAATACAACATACTATGCGAGGGCGGAAGCGATACTGTGTACGGGAAAGACCCTCAGTACCTGACCAAATTCACCAGCGGTCCCTATTATGCGATCCAGATATTCAACACCTCGTTCTCGACGTGCGGGGGCTTGGACGTCGATACGGATATCAGGGTTCTGAAGGACGATCATGCGACGCCCATCTCAGGTCTCTATGCGATCGGGGTCGATTCGATGGGTGTGCTCCTGAATCCCAACCGCAACTACGTTGGCTTCGGAGGAGTGGCTCAAGGCTGGCTGTGGACGAGCGGCCGCTTGGCAGGTAAGAATGCGGCGCAGTACATCAACGATGAGTACGGCGGGTTTACCTATGTGAGCCCTGCGCTGGTAGACGTGGAAGCTCAATCGTCGGCACGTTAAAGTGAACTGAGGTACAGGAGCTTGGTACGTGTATTGCGATCGGGTGGTCGATGAGTAGTCGACTACCCGATTTTTTGGCATAGCAGGCACCTCAGGGGTCCGAGTGTCGAGTTGCTTCATCACGTCGGCTCAAAAGCAGCATGCGGCTGCATCGATGATGATTTTATGAGTACAATATCTTTATTGATAATTAATATCAATAAGTGGTTCCAATCCTGATACACTACCAGTAACAAACAGGACCGTCGCTCATGGCACCGCGAGCGCCGAGGAAAGGAATCCTACGATGTCGGACACCACCAAACTCACGAACGAGGTCGGCAATCCCGTTGCCGATAACCAAAATACGCTTACGGCGGGGGAGCGCGGCCCCATGATGCTCCAGGACAACTGGATGATCGAAAAGCTCGCGCATTTCGATCGCGAGGTTATTCCCGAACGCCGCATGCATGCCAAAGGTTCGGGAGCGTACGGAACGTTCAAAGTTACCGGCGACATCACCGAGTACACGAAAGCGAAGGTGTTTGAGCCCGGCTCCGAAACCGAAGTGTTCGTGCGCTTCTCGACCGTTGCGGGCGAGCGGGGTGCTGCCGACGCCGAGCGTGACATCCGCGGGTTCGCTATGAAGTTCTACACGCCCGACGGTAACTGGGATCTGGTCGGCAACAACACGCCCGTATTCTTCTTGCGCGATCCGAAGAAGTTCATCGACCTCAACCACGTGGTCAAGCGCGATCCGCATACCAACATGCACTCGCCGCAGAGCAACTGGGATTTCTGGTCGAGCTTGCCTGAGGCGCTCCATCAGGTGACCATCGTTATGTCCGACCGCGGCATCCCGGCAAGCTACCGCCACATGCACGGATTCGGCAGCCATACGTATTCGCTCATCGACGAGAACAACAAGCGCACCTGGGTGAAGTTCCATCTCAAGACCGAGCAAGGCATTAAGAACCTCACAAACGAGGAGGCCGCCGCGCTGATCGCGGGCGATCGCGAAAGCCATCAGCGCGATCTGTTCGGGGCCATCGAGCGAGGAGAATTCCCGAAGTGGCGCTTCTGCGTGCAGCTCATGGACGAAAAGACGGCGAAGAACTACAAAGAGAACCCCTTCGACATCACGAAAACGTGGAGTCAGAAAGAGTTTCCGCTTATCGAAGTCGGCATCCTCGAGCTCAACCGCAATCCCGAAAACTACTTCGCCGAGGTCGAGCAAGCGGCGTTCGCTCCCACGCATCTTGTGCCGGGTATCGGTTTGTCTCCCGACAAGCTGCTCCAAGGCCGCCTGTTTGCGTACGGCGATGCGCAGCGCTACCGTTTGGGCGTGAACCACAATCATATTCCCGTCAACAAACCGCGGTGCCCGTATGCCGAGTTCCATCGTGACGGACAGATGCGTACCGACGGAAACTTCGGCGGCACGATCGGCTACGAGCCGAACAGCTACGGCCAGTGGCAGCAGCAGGCCGATGCAGCCGAGCCGCCGCTCGACCTGTTCGGACCGATGGACGCATGGGACCCGAAGGACGATCCGACCGACGACACGTTCTATCAGCCAGGCGATCTCTATCGTTTGATGGAAGAGGACAAGCGTGCCGCGCTCATCGCAAATACCGCAGCCGATATCGCGCCGGTCACCGAGAACATCAAGCTGCGTCACGCGGCCCACTGCTATAAGGCCGATCCCGAGTACGGCACGCGCTTGGCCGAAGCACTTGGCCTGTCGGTTGACGAGGTGGTTCGGCTCGCGAGCATGACGCACGAAGAGCGTATGGCCGCAACCGGTCAGCAGGTACCTGCCGCGAAGAAGGGCGGGGCAATCCGCTAAGTAGATCCTTGGCCTATCCTCTTCGAGCATCAAAAAGGATGTCCCGTTTCTGCTGAGTTTTGGGCATGGAATCGGTCGAGGCAAGGCCCGTCGTCGGCGCTACCCGCACAAAGCGAGTATGCCGACGCATAGCACATGCGGCCGGATCCAACTCCCTCGATCCGGCCGCTACCCGCCCTTCCTGCTCCTTCTTCCCGAGGAGCTTTCCGTGCAAGCCCCTTTCGCGCCCTTACCGCGAAAGGGGCTTCGAACGTTGCGAATGCGACGTATGTACGGGCGTTTGAATGCTCGGGATGCCTACAATCGTACCCTACGCGTTTTTGGCGGTATGCATGCGCGATGTACCGTGCGCGCGTATGCGTTTGTCAGATTTCGAGAAAAAGCCCCAGATCAACCGCCATCGTACCTGAGGTTCGAGGGGAGAAAAACGCATTGAACCAGCATTCGAACCTCTGCGGCGATGGCAGTTTGTGCAGTGCGGTATAGGGTACAGCCATCCGAACACAAGGGAAATTCGGAAGATCATCTACCAAGGAGGGCACTTATGTCTAACCTATCGCGAAGGAATTTCATCACCGCAGGAGCGATTGCTGCGCTAGGCGGAACGCTTGCGCTTGCCGGGTGCGCGCCGAGCGGGGAATCGAAGCAAGCCGCGAACGCCGTCGAAGGCGAAGGAATGCGAGCGTGGAGGGGCTCCGCAAACGGCAAGGGTGGCAACCTGACGGTCGAAGTCATCACTGAAGGCGACGCCATCTCGCGCATCGACGTTATCGAAGAGCGTGAATCGTACGGCGTCGGCACCGAGGCGATGGACGTTCTCTCCGATCTCATCGTAAACAGCCAAACGCTCAACGTGGATACGGTAACCGGGGCGACGGTAACGAGCATGGCGTTTCTCACGGCGGTTTCCGATGCGATCGACGCTTCGGGTATGAAGTCGAGTGAGTGGAAGAAGCGCGACCATGCGGTGCCGCTCGCTCCCGAAAACCTTGAAACCGATGTCGACATCGTAGTTGTCGGTGCTGGTGGAGCGGGCTATGCGGCGGCGCTTACGGCTGCCTTATCGGGCAAGAAGGTTGTGCTCCTTGAAAAGCTTGGGATTACGGGAGGCGACACGATTCTCTCGGGTGGCGCTATGGCGGTTCCAGGCAACTGGTTCCAGGCTAAAGAGGGAATAGAAGACAGCGTTGAGAAGATGGCCGAAGACATGATCGTTGGCGGAGACAATGTGGGCGATCCCGAGCTTGTGAACGTCATCTGCAACGGCGCGTACAACGCGATGGAATGGCTCGTCTTCGAAGGCGGCGTTTCATGGCAGCCTTACCAGCGCTTCTTCGGCGGCCACTCGGTATCGCGTGCCCTTATCCCCGAAGGCAACGAAGGCAGCGGCATCATCTGCAAGCTCGAACGGCGTGCCGAGGGTCTCAAGAACCTCGTGATATGCCGCAATACGAAAGCAGAGGAGCTTGTGCGGGATTCGACCGGCGCTGTTACAGGTCTCAAGGCGACCAATCTCGCCACGGGCGATGCCTATGATTTCTCGTGCAAGGCGATCGTGCTCGCGGCAGGCGGTTTCGGCTCCAACGTCGAAATGCGCATGAAGTACAACCCTGAGATGGACGAGAAGATTCTCTCCACCGACTCGGTGGGCGCAACGGGCGATTGCCACGTGATGGCCGAGAAGATCGGCGCGGAGCTCATCGACATGCAATACATCCAAACCTATCCTACCTGCGACACGCAAACCGGAGCTCTGCTGTACGTGGGTAACATGCGTCTGGAAAACCGCGCCATCTGCATCAACAAGGAGGGCGACCGCTTTGTCGAAGAGATGGAGCGACGCGATGTCATTTCAAATGCCATCAAAGAACAAACCGATGGCATCGGGTACATGATCTTCAATCAGGAAGGGCTCGATGCAACCGACATCGCTACGGTGAACGCCTCCGAGATGGACAGCTTGACGGTGCGCAACCTTCTTACCAAAGGCGAGACCATTGCTGAGGCGTGCGAACCCTTCGGCATCAACGCGGCCGAACTCGAGAAAACCGTCGAGAAATGGAACCAATACTGCGCCGACGGTTCGGATCCTGATTTCAACTACCGGGCTGCATTGAATCCGATCGAGGGCGGACCTTATTACATCATGGCTTACAAGCCTTCGGTCCATTACACGATGGGTGGTTTGCGAATCAACGCCGATGCGCAGGTGCTCGATACCGAAGGCAATCCCATCGTCGGCTTGTACGCCGCAGGCGAGCAGGCAGGACACAAGATGGGGACGAACCGCCTCGGATCGTGCTCCATCACCGACATCTTCGTGTTCGGTCGTATCGCTGGTGCGAATGCGGCATCGCTCGTGTAACGAGGCGGTGAGGCGCAGCAGGGCCCTGTCGGTTTCGGCGGGCCCTGCTGCTTGACAGCGAGGCCTCATCGTCTATGATTTGCTCATGCAGAGCTCCGTTCCATCAGTGGAAGATTCCTTGAATCCGGCCGAAAAAAGGCGGGATGGTTCGTCGACGGTAAGTCCTCCGAATACGCGCCTGATCATGAGCAAAAGCGTGCTGCTCGATAGTGCGGGACTCGCCTGCTATATCGCATGGAGTTTCGTGTTTTGGAACGGATCGCTTCTGTTCGGAGGCGCACACCAAGGCGCTTTTGTCGGAAACCTGTTCGTGTGGCAGGGTGCGATGACGGCGCTCACCGCTTTGCTGCTCGTTCTCTCCGTTGGAAAAACGGCACCGCTGCAAAAACGAAAGGCGCTGCTCGGTGTTTTCGCCGTGCTCTCGAGCGTTGCTGTGGTGGCAACTGCGCTGGTCGGCTACCAGAGCGCTCCGTTCGAGTACATGATTGCTGGTTTCGCTTTGAGTGGCATCGGCAGCACGCTGCGCCTTGGGTGGGAAGAGCGGTTGACCATGCAGGGCGTATCGCGTACGGCGCTCTGCGCGGGACTTGCGTATCTGTTCGGGTTCATTC
Above is a genomic segment from Raoultibacter phocaeensis containing:
- a CDS encoding catalase — its product is MSDTTKLTNEVGNPVADNQNTLTAGERGPMMLQDNWMIEKLAHFDREVIPERRMHAKGSGAYGTFKVTGDITEYTKAKVFEPGSETEVFVRFSTVAGERGAADAERDIRGFAMKFYTPDGNWDLVGNNTPVFFLRDPKKFIDLNHVVKRDPHTNMHSPQSNWDFWSSLPEALHQVTIVMSDRGIPASYRHMHGFGSHTYSLIDENNKRTWVKFHLKTEQGIKNLTNEEAAALIAGDRESHQRDLFGAIERGEFPKWRFCVQLMDEKTAKNYKENPFDITKTWSQKEFPLIEVGILELNRNPENYFAEVEQAAFAPTHLVPGIGLSPDKLLQGRLFAYGDAQRYRLGVNHNHIPVNKPRCPYAEFHRDGQMRTDGNFGGTIGYEPNSYGQWQQQADAAEPPLDLFGPMDAWDPKDDPTDDTFYQPGDLYRLMEEDKRAALIANTAADIAPVTENIKLRHAAHCYKADPEYGTRLAEALGLSVDEVVRLASMTHEERMAATGQQVPAAKKGGAIR
- a CDS encoding flavocytochrome c, coding for MSNLSRRNFITAGAIAALGGTLALAGCAPSGESKQAANAVEGEGMRAWRGSANGKGGNLTVEVITEGDAISRIDVIEERESYGVGTEAMDVLSDLIVNSQTLNVDTVTGATVTSMAFLTAVSDAIDASGMKSSEWKKRDHAVPLAPENLETDVDIVVVGAGGAGYAAALTAALSGKKVVLLEKLGITGGDTILSGGAMAVPGNWFQAKEGIEDSVEKMAEDMIVGGDNVGDPELVNVICNGAYNAMEWLVFEGGVSWQPYQRFFGGHSVSRALIPEGNEGSGIICKLERRAEGLKNLVICRNTKAEELVRDSTGAVTGLKATNLATGDAYDFSCKAIVLAAGGFGSNVEMRMKYNPEMDEKILSTDSVGATGDCHVMAEKIGAELIDMQYIQTYPTCDTQTGALLYVGNMRLENRAICINKEGDRFVEEMERRDVISNAIKEQTDGIGYMIFNQEGLDATDIATVNASEMDSLTVRNLLTKGETIAEACEPFGINAAELEKTVEKWNQYCADGSDPDFNYRAALNPIEGGPYYIMAYKPSVHYTMGGLRINADAQVLDTEGNPIVGLYAAGEQAGHKMGTNRLGSCSITDIFVFGRIAGANAASLV